In Rhizoctonia solani chromosome 7, complete sequence, one DNA window encodes the following:
- a CDS encoding alanyl-tRNA synthetase translates to MTPNVGEWPANRVRKEFIDFFEARGHKFWASSSTIPYDDPTLLFANAGMNQYKSIFLGTVDPNSELSKLKRAVNSQKCIRAGGKHNDLDDVGKDTYHHTFFEMLGNWSFGEYFKATIAWAWELLTEVYKLPKDRLYVTYFEGDPKQGLEPDTEARDIWRSVGVPDDHILTGNAKDNFWEMGATGPCGPCSEIHYDRIGGRNAADLVNKDDPDVLEIWNNVFIQFNREDSGALRPLPAKHVDTGMGFERLVSVCQDVRSNYDTDVFSPIFARIQELTGARSYTGKLGAEDADGIDTAYRVVADHVRTLTFALSDGGVPNNVGRGYVLRRILRRGARYVRKKFGVPIGTFFGQLVPAVVEQLGDFFPEITKKVDDIKEILNEEEESFSRTLDRGEKLFENYAQAALSSGAKELNGRDVWRLYDTYGFPVDLTRLMAEELGLGVSDAEFEAAQAASKAASKGGKKVVGEVVKLDVHDLGSLEKRDDVPKTEDGAKYLTGNIDAQIKAIYHPTKKFIDSLSSESSESFGILLDKTCMYAESGGQEYDTGSIIIDGVAEFAVENVQVFNGYVLHTGTMKYGELKVGDKVVASYDELRRWPLRNNHTATHILNWSLRDALGDHIDQKGSLVAPTKLRFDFSHKQQLALPELEKIEKSNNEWVARNEKVHSADIGLQDGYQVNGLRAVFGEAYPDPVRVVAIGGSVEDIMQDPKNEKWRSASVEFCGGTHVNKTGDIKSIIITEESGIAKGIRRIIAVTGHEAAEVTRVADSLKARLEALERNPVDSELRQLSVELDKADISVLRKSELKEKFVKVRKAFDDKIKAKANATSKAAVEGLKKYFEENPNAPGYFVDLPDVEGNAKVLQTLVGEARKLNKAAYFFSADPTGEKVTHVNFIPKAVVTKEFDARVWATKISGVLGGKGGGKDDSAQGVGTNVIVPEAHQQFQHILRLLNTNVDGKRKIMYALTEIRGVGRRYANVVCKKADVDLKKRAGDLNSDELERIVTIMQNPTQFKIPTWFLNRQKDIVDGKNSQILSNAIDSKMRDDLERLKKIRAHRGLRHYWGLRVRGQHTKTTGRRGKTVGVSKKRG, encoded by the exons ATGACCCCGAATGTTGGAGAATGGCCTGCGAATCGTGTCCGCAAGGAGTTTATTGATTTCTTCGAGGCCCGAGGGCATAAATTCTGGGCGTCCTCTTCGACTATACCATATGACGACCCGACTCTATTGTTCGCGAATGCTGGAATGAACCAG TATAAATCTATCTTCCTTGGTACTGTGGATCCCAACTCTGAgctctcaaaattgaaacgAGCTGTCAACAGTCAAAAGTGTATCCGTGCTGGTGGGAAACACAATG ACCTAGACGATGTCGGCAAGGACACTTATCACCATACGTTTTTCGAAATGCTTGGGAATTGGTCATTTGGAGAGTATTTCAAGGCGA CTATTGCTTGGGCATGGGAGCTTCTAACCGAAGTCTACAAACTACCTAAAGATCGTCTCTATGTGACTTACTTTGAGGGCGATCCCAAGCAGGGCCTGGAGCCCGATACCGAGGCTCGTGACATTTGGAGGAGTGTCGGCGTTCCCGATGACCACATTCTTACCGGAAATGCCAAGGATAACTTTTGGG AGATGGGTGCTACTGGACCATGCGGTCCTTGCAGTGAAATCCATTACGATCGTATCGGTGGGCGCAACGCCGCTGACCTTGTAAACAAAGACGACCCAGACGTACTCGAGATCTGGAATAACGTGTTTATCCAGTTCAATCGAGAGGACTCGGGCGCACTTAGGCCGCTTCCTGCAAAGCACGTCGATACGGGTATGGGTTTCGAGCGATTGGTATCGGTATGCCAAGACGTACGATCTAACTATGATACGGACGTATTCTCCCCAATTTTTGCGCGCATCCAAGAATTAACCGGTGCCCGATCCTACACCGGCAAGTTGGGCGCAGAAGACGCCGATGGTATTGATACGGCTTATCGTGTAGTCGCTGACCACGTGCGTACACTTACTTTTGCTCTGAGCGATGGTGGCGTTCCCAACAACGTTGGTCGTGGGTACGTTCTGCGGCGAATACTCAGGAGAGGTGCACGATATGTGCGAAAAAAGTTTGGTGTGCCTATTGGTACCTTCTTTGGCCAACTTGTTCCGGCAGTCGTAGAGCAATTG GGAGATTTCTTTCCAGAAATCACCAAAAAGGTCGATGATATCAAAGAAATATTaaatgaggaagaagagtcCTTCTCTCGCACTCTCGACCGAGGCGAGAAGCTCTTTGAAAACTACGCGCAGGCTGCACTCTCATCCGGTGCAAAGGAGCTCAACGGACGCGATGTATGGCGTCTATACGACACCTACGGTTTCCCGGTCGATTTGACCCGCCTGATGGCCGAAGAGCTAGGTCTTGGGGTTAGTGACGCTGAATTCGAGGCTGCACAAGCCGCCAGCAAAGCAGCGAGTAAAGGTGGAAAGAAGGTAGTCGGAGAGGTCGTCAAGCTTGACGTTCATGACCTTGGCTCCCTAGAAAAACGAGACGATGTCCCTAAGACTGAAGATGGCGCCAAATACT TGACTGGCAACATTGATGCGCAAATCAAAGCCATCTATCACCCCACGAAGAAATTCATTGACAGTCTTTCTTCTGAATCCTCCGAATCGTTTGGTATTTTACTCGACAAGACCTGCATGTATGCAGAATCTGGAGGTCAAGAATACGATACCGGAAGTATTATCATCGATGGCGTGGCCGAGTTTGCAGTTGAGAATGTTCAGGTTTTCAATGGATACGTTCTACACACTGGAACCATGAAATACGGGGAGTTGAAGGTTGGCGACAAGGTCGTTGCCAGCTATGATGAA CTCCGTCGTTGGCCGCTGCGAAACAATCATACGGCGACCCACATTCTCAACTGGTCTTTGCGGGATGCTCTCGGCGATCATATCGACCAAAAAGGCTCCCTTGTTGCGCCAACTAAACTCCGTTTTGACTTTTCGCACAAGCAACAACTTGCTCTCCCCGAACTTGAAAAAATTGAGAAATCCAACAACGAATGGGTCGCTCGGAACGAAAAAGTCCACTCGGCCGATATTGGGTTGCAAGACGGATACCAAGTCAATGGTCTCCGTGCAGTGTTCGGTGAAGCGTACCCAGATCCTGTCAGGGTTGTCGCTATTGGTGGTTCTGTAGAAGACATCATGCAAGATCCAAAGAACGAAAAATGGCGATCTGCAAGTGTAGAATTCTGTGGTGGAAC CCACGTCAACAAAACTGGTGATATCAAATCTATCATTATTACTGAAGAGTCCGGTATTGCCAAGGGCATTCGTCGCATCATTGCCGTGACAGGCCACGAAGCTGCCGAAGTAACTCGAGTGGCTGATTCGCTCAAGGCACGTCTCGAGGCATTAGAACGCAATCCTGTAGACTCGGAGCTCCGACAGCTTTCTGTCGAGTTGGACAAGGCTGATATCTCGGTTCTTCGCAAGTCTGAATTGAAGGAGAAGTTTGTCAAAGTTCGCAAAGCATTCGACGACAAGATCAAGGCCAAGGCCAATGCTACATCTAAAGCT GCTGTCGAAGGCCTGAAGAAGTACTTTGAGGAAAACCCCAACGCCCCCGGATACTTTGTGGATCTTCCCGATGTCGAGGGCAATGCTAAG GTTCTGCAAACCCTTGTCGGCGAAGCCCGCAAGTTAAACAAGGCAGCCTACTTTTTCAGCGCTGACCCCACTGGCGAAAAGGTTACGCACGTAAACTTCATACCTAAGGCTGTGGTTACAAAAGAATTTGATGCGAGAGTATGGGCGACCAAGATATCGGGAGTCCTTGGAGGAAAG GGAGGAGGAAAGGATGATTCGGCACAGGGTGTTGGTACAAATGTTA TCGTCCCCGAAGCCCACCAGCAGTTCCAG CATATTCTGCGTCTGCTCAACACCAACGTCGATGGCAAGCGTAAGATTATGTATG CGTTGACCGAAATTCGTGGTGTCGGTCGACGATATGCCAACGTCGTCTGCAAAAAGGCCGATGTTGATCTGAAGAAGCG GGCCGGTGACCTCAACTCCGACGAGCTTGAGCGCATTGTGACCATCATGCAGAACCCCACCCAGTTCAAGATCCCCACTTGGTTCCTGAACAGGCAGAAGGATATCGTTGACGGAAAGAACTCCCAGATCTTGTCCAACGCCATCGACTCTAAGATGCGTGACGACCTTGAACGTTTGAAGAAGATCAGGGCTCACCGTGGTCTCCGACACTACTGGGGCCTCCGTGTCCGTGGTCAACACACCAAGACCACTG GCCGTCGCGGGAAGACCGTCGGTGTCTCCAAGAAGAGGGGTTAA
- a CDS encoding F-box-like domain-containing protein, which yields MKCFLGSSCYVDKPEVEDEGVPICSAQLYYQSVINCHLSPFLDPHPAAQSTCRHWRSATFDTKALWSLVTLSDRPPFHFSALCLDRSGTTSPLDVEIEINNRFWQHIPDCDPNTRVQAVHGALTFILAHGGIPSRWRSLWLYTPGSQRSNLGLHIAALDIIGAFPMPSLQYIELKCSIYHYGGGDQTHILSLPAKPLFRDPSPTQLRVAKLEWIPRPYLFVNPGYPQLVGLNHLEIRFPLDLPELEHMKTLLDASPMLRVLSLDLRATSPQISAELIYLPKIHIPSLQVLALSANSRTHTPRWGHNLLLMIDAPNVESLRFQLEYSGADPLQDQELIDYITRGANPANPRALFPSLTALELSIDQDHTGLFEQFLTAYSLITTLYLPHPTYGQVEALRMQPWLVPELTCLAVKAERDSTLRDAIFERCSAGLPLKTVLVELSPVPLPWIRRSEARLREYLEGLDVRIILTKSNTRARKMLGFVE from the exons ATGAAGTGCTTTCTCGGATCTTCGTGCTATGTAGACAAACCCGAAGTAGAAGACGAGGGCGTCCCGATCTGTTCTGCGCAACTGTATTACCAGTCAGTCATTAATTGTCACCTAAGCCCATTTTTGGACCCTCATCCTGCTGCTCAGTCTACATGTCGGCATTGGAGAAGCGCTACCTTTGACACCAAAGCA CTTTGGTCTCTGGTGACACTTTCGGACCGCCCCCCATTTCATTTTTCGGCATTGTGTTTGGATCGCTCTGGGACAACGTCGCCGCTCGATGTCGAAATTGAGATAAACAATAGGTTCTGGCAACATATACCCGATTGTGACCCCAATACACGTGTGCAGGCGGTCCATGGCGCACTTACTTTTATTTTGGCACACGGTGGTATTCCTTCAAGGTGGAGATCTCTCTGGCTCTACACACCAGGGAGCCAAAGAAGCAATCTGGGTCTCCACATTGCGGCGCTGGACATCATCGGCGCATTTCCGATGCCTTCATTACAGTATATTGAGTTAAAATGTTCAATTTACCACTATGGTGGCGGAGACCAGACTCATATTTTGTCCTTACCCGCAAAGCCCTTGTTCCGTGATCCCTCTCCAACCCAGTTGCGCGTTGCTAAACTGGAATGGATCCCACGTCCTTATTTATTCGTAAATCCAGGCTATCCTCAACTTGTTGGCCTGAATCACCTCGAAATCCGTTTCCCGCTCGACCTACCCGAGCTTGAACACATGAAGACGCTGCTAGATGCTAGTCCGATGCTCAGAGTATTGTCTCTGGATTTGAGGGCCACTAGTCCTCAAATATCAGCGGAACTGATTTACCTTCCAAAAATCCACATTCCCAGTCTACAAGTCTTGGCACTATCGGCCAATTCCCGCACTCATACCCCACGATGGGGGCATAATTTACTTTTAATGATCGATGCTCCCAACGTCGAATCTCTCCGATTCCAATTGGAATATTCGGGGGCTGATCCTTTGCAAGACCAAGAATTGATTGATTATATTACCAGAGGTGCCAATCCAGCCAATCCTAGAGCTCTCTTTCCTTCTCTGACTGCCCTCGAGCTTTCAATTGATCAAGACCACACAGGCCTTTTCGAACAATTCCTAACAGCATACTCTCTGATCACCACCCTTTACTTGCCTCACCCTACGTATGGGCAGGTTGAGGCGTTACGCATGCAACCTTGGCTTGTACCTGAGCTGACATGCTTGGCCGTGAAGGCTGAAAGAGACTCAACGCTAAGGGACGCCATTTTCGAGCGGTGTAGTGCAGGATTGCCCTTGAAAACGGTGTTGGTGGAACTTTCTCCGGTGCCTCTGCCGTGGATCAGGCGTTCGGAGGCGAGACTTCGGGAATACCTTGAAGGGTTGGATGTTAGGATAATTCTTACCAAATCAAACACTCGGGCACGTAAGATGCTAGGATTTGTCGAATGA